The nucleotide window GCTTCAGTTAGGCCTGCTGCTGttagttttgtttttctgtGCTGCTCCAGGCTGTTCCTTCGGGTGCTTGCGGATTCTTTGAGATCCTTGTTGTGGTTGGGGTGTCTTGTGGTTAGTTAGAGCTATGGCTTGTATTTCGGTGCCAAATTGCATCAGATTACAAACACATAACTTATTACTGTCACTTTTTCTGTTTTATGGGCGGTTATAGTTTTTGTGTTAGTTATGGGATGTGGTGCTTCGGGTTTTGCAGCCCGTCTTTGTATCTTTCTTCCGTCCGTCCCTCGCATCTTGCGCGGTCGGCgttaataatatttgccgattcaaaaaacaataatatgtcGAAGTAAATAGAAATTTGAAAGGATATCCATATGATATGGTAATAAAAGTTGGTCGAATAATAAAAGCTTATTTCTGCTtaatctaacaaaaaattatgatagaaaagaaagaaaacaggGATCAGAATTTGCAACAAGTACATGCAAGAGAGTAGATTAAAAGAGTAAGTAACAAGTACCTATGCAGTGCACAATCTTCACATTTCTTACAATATACCAACGTTTCTTCAAAGCCTTCATCACCACATTTAAGACAAACAGAAACCtgaaactccaaaaaaaaaacacattttacgGAAAAAAACGCAGTATTGTTTGATACTTTATTGAGAATCGAGAATTAAGAAAAACCTGAGGCAACTGAACTTTCCCCAAATCATCGGAGAGAACATCCATCTCCTCCTCAACTTGCGAACTTCCATCAGCAGTTTTGGTTTTAGTACGGACCTCTGAATCGCCATCAATCTTCATTGAATCTGATTGTGGAAAGTCAATATTTGTTCCTTCAATAAGATTCTGGCTCTCGTAATATACCACCGCTTCCGATAATTCAGGTTCTGTTTCAGTATGTAGACCATGTTCGGTTAGCGGTTCAAAATTTGGCCCTACTGCGTCTGGCAGTGCAGATGCAAGTGGTTCAACAACTATTGCTACAGAATCAGAATTTACACCATCAGTTTGGTTGTTAGTCATAGAACCAGCAAGGTCATGCAACTCCATTGAGATTGTTCGTTGGTGATCATTTGAATCAACAGTATGATTCTGAATTTCATTATGAACTTTACTTTTTGACGTTTCTGTCTGTATAACTTGATGATTTTCAGATTCAAAACTTGATTTAAATGTTGCTATTGGTGCGGATACCTGAGAAGCAATGGGAGCTTGTGGTGGTGCTATTACTATTGCACCAGAATCAGAACCTGCAGGGGCATGAAACTCCATCGAAATTGAGTGTGGCTGATCATTTGTTTCCACGCCATAATGCTGAACCTCATGATGTTCTTTGCCTTCTGCTACTTCTGTCTGTGAATCGATCTGAATTGACGGTTCAAAACTTAATTCAGCTGCTGCTGGTGTGAATACCAGAGAAGGCACAGGTACTAGAGATCCTTCAGCGGGGATTGATGCCATTTTAGGAGAAGCCACATACTCTGATGGTGTTATTTGGACTAAAGATTCGGCTGAATATAACATATCATTGACCTCGGGTTTTGATGATTTCGCGAGCCTTCTTATCCCATTATTCATCTTCATGTACTTACCTCCTGttttttcttcaacctcgcgctTGAAAACATGACCTTTTGCATCAGTGTTATCTCTGACTTTCCTTTTAGAACCTTCAGCTGGAACTTCCTTGTACCTGAATCTAGGAGCTTCATGACTCATATTTTCAACCGGACTCCCATCATTCGTTGATTGCTCACATGGTTTTGATAACATTCTTCGATGTTTCTTTCCACCATTATGCTTTTCCAAACACTTGACAGGAACAGTAACATCGCAAGTTTCACAATGTACAAGTTCAACGGTGGTTACAACAGGAATAGTTGGTTCCAGCGTTTGATGTGGTAAGCACTTCATGTCAGCATAGTTTTGAGGTGTTTGGTGTGGTAAGTCAGGTGTTTGAACTACTGGATTCATTTGAGAATTTTGAATATGTCTACTCTCTTCTccatttgaagttttttgtttctttgataTATCACGTAACATTCTTCGATGTCTCTTTCCGTTATGATGCTCTTCCAAACGCTTGTGAGAAACCATAATATGTTGTTCCGGTCTCTTTGGCGAGCACGCTTTCTCAGCACATTCTTCCATACCACAATTCTGAACCTCACGGTGTTCTTTCCCTTCATCTTCTTTGGTCCGTAAGTCACTTTGGGAAATCATAGGATCTTGTGGTGGTGCTCTTGCTATTGCATCAAGACCGGAACATGTATCTTCCGAATTTTGATGCTGTGAGTCCCTTTTATCAGCAAAGTCTTCCGTCTTTTGATGTGGTAAGATCCTTTTATCAGCAAAGTCTTCGGGCATTTTTTGTCGTGTGTGCCTCTTATCAGCAAAGTTTTCCGGCTTTTGTTGTGGTGAATGCATTTTATCAGCATAATCTTCTAGCTTTTGATGTCGTAAGATCCTTTTATAATTAAAGTCTTCGGGCGTTTGAGGTAGTGCAGGCCTCTTATCAGTATTGCCTTCTGGCAATGGATGTGGTAAGTGCCTCTTATTAGCACAGTCTTTCGGCCTCTGATGTGGTAAGTTCCTTTTAGCAGCAAATTGTTTGGGTGTTTGATGTGGTAAAGGCCTCTTATCAGCATAGTGTTTTGGCCTTTGATGTGTTAAGTGTCGGTTATCAGGATAGTATGGCGGCGTTTGATGTGGTAAAAACCTTGTATCATCATAGTGATCCGGACTTCGATGTGGCAGAAACCTCGTATCATCGTAGTGATCCGGACTTCGATGTGGTAAAAACCTAGTATCATCATAGTGATCCGGACTTCGATGTGGTTGTGGTTGAAACCTCGTATCATCATAGTGATCCGGACTTCGATGTGGTTGAAACCTCATATCATCATAGTGATCCGGAATTCGATGTGGTTGAAACCTCGTATCATCATAGTGATCCGAACTTCGATGTGGTACAAACCTCGTATCATCATAGTAATCCGGAATTTGATGTGGTTGAAACCTCGTATCATCATAGTGATCCGGACTTCGATGTCGTAGAATCCTCTTATCATCATAGTGATCCGGAATTCGATGTGGTAGAAATCTCATATCATCATAGTGTTCCAGAATTTGATGTGTTGAGTGCATGTCATCAGCATAGTGCGCCGGCATCCGATGTGGTAAGTACGTGTCATCAGCATAGTGGTGACCCCTGTCATGAGGAATTTGGTAATTGTAGTTGAACTGTCTCCAACTAAAATCATCGAATGGCATATCATTCCAACCACCTCTATAatagttttgaaaatttctATTCTGCAAATACACATTGAAACATGAAGCAGTCAGTGTTAAATATAATACCAATCATAACTTTTAACTAACAACTTATGCATTCGAAACAATTGGTTCATGACAAAGTGCATAGATTTATATCGACGCAACATTCAGAAATAACTACCTACTTTGTTGCAATAAGGTTCAAATACTAAACCATTTGAATAATCCGACCATTCACATTCATAGACgaatttgatggtttactcAAAAAAAGATTTCAAAACCAAACAAGAAACATTCACTAAATAGAAACCCTTTTCCCAAAACCCCAATTCAAAAAAAgcatatttttaacaaaaatcactcaagacaaaaaagaaaaagaaaaaaagtcatATAGGGTTGTTTGACATAAGTCTTGTGAGAGCTTATGACAACTTACATTAGTTTTCTCAACTTATTTGAGTCACTTCTCCaatatagcttatgaaaacagcttatagcatatacaaaaacaatttaatttaatttaattttatcatttgttatagaaatagtttatgtaAGTTTATCATGAtagattaggcgtgtcccggtgtcAGGTACGCATCAATGTATGACACCGAcatatataattacactgattcatgtgattttctcaaattattatatgTGTGGGCGTGTCGGTGTCTGTGTCGTATTAGGTGTCCATGTTTCTATCCATGATTCATAGGATAAACTCATATGACTATGTTTAACACAAAGAAACAACAATCTATAAACTCCTTAGTTTTgaataacaacaaaaattgtATAATCTATAATTTGAGTTAGACATGCATGCATAAACTCAAACAAACTCAGCTCTAAACAGAGAACAAAAACTAACCATTACGTAATGTTGATATTGCTCTGAAGCGGcgaagatttgttgagaatgaaggaagaGTATGAAGAGTGAAAGTGTGAAGAGAAAGACAATAACTTATATTTATACTAACGCATATGTGTTAAGTATATAGATATAGTTTGGGTTAAttaagaattttgtttttagtccctataaaataaaattatattttttaatttcggTCACATTTTCTTTAAGtattttagaaacaaaaaatgttgACAGAAATTTTTGATGGGAttaaaaatgatgatgaaaaaattttataaagattaaaaatgttgatgaaaaattttataaggactaaaatcaaaattttggatattcatagatatatttttaactaaaaccagaaagaaagaaaaaactgtGCAACGTGTATGTTGATGAGGTGATGATATGATTTTTGCATGAAGACAAGTGTCACTTAAAGCACACAATCTATCCATCTATGTGTGAAACTAAAAGTAGTGTATGCAAGGGAAAAACATTAGAGTGTCAAAGTTTATACTTCCTCCAAAAGCAAGTGTCAATTTAAAGTTTTGGCAcacacattaaaaaataaaataaaatagttattagacataacacttttattaaactgtctttattttataataaaaaagataaatttaaagttgtattgaaaattgtgtgagagaaaagttagaatatttattgagggtaaagttggaagaaaaaattaaagttgtattggaaatgtaaagtgacatcattttgaaacaattttttttgagctAAAAATGACACGCATTTTGAAACGGATAGAGTATTTTAAAAAGGCTAAATACCTCGTCATATTTGAAGTTATATGCTTATaacaaagagaaatgatatttgtacaaccattttgtgacaattttttgacaactttctatctcatattcacattatattcttattctctctcttcctttttctctctatccattgtttttgaccaataaaaaaagagaaaaaacaagttgtcacataagttgtctaaaatgagttgttcaaatatcactactctataacaaattagttatttaaattttttttaccaattgatcctttaaattattttttgttacaaattggtCCTAAGTCATAGAATATTTACGCTGTCATCCATACTATCCATACTTTCAGCTAAATATGATTACTTATACACATTTTATTGttcttgtttttgaatttcaaacctAATTTTACATAGAAATATTgatcaacaatattataaaaagtaatctgtcaattttgttttgaatcaagACTGAATAACATGTCTATGAGTTTTAGTTTTGAGAGCAATGAATTTGGACAAACCAACTTAACATTAAACATCCACATAAACACTTTTTGATTGAGTGTGATGAAATTAGGATAATGGTGcaaatattttatgacttaaaggatcaatttataactaaaaaaattaaagtactAACTTGTCATAATCATGTAACTTAAAGGCCCGTAAATGATATTTgaccttttaaaaatattaatctagacaacaactttttatatacctttttaaaaataatttcttatacgttcatatattaatgaaaaaatatgattaaaatatacaATATGAATAGTGTACATagtttgtaaccaaaaaaaatagtgtaCATAGTTAAACTGGGTCGTTTATTGTAACATGGTGGAGTATATAAGTAAAtattcaatt belongs to Medicago truncatula cultivar Jemalong A17 chromosome 6, MtrunA17r5.0-ANR, whole genome shotgun sequence and includes:
- the LOC112422540 gene encoding uncharacterized protein — encoded protein: MRFLPHRIPDHYDDKRILRHRSPDHYDDTRFQPHQIPDYYDDTRFVPHRSSDHYDDTRFQPHRIPDHYDDMRFQPHRSPDHYDDTRFQPQPHRSPDHYDDTRFLPHRSPDHYDDTRFLPHRSPDHYDDTRFLPHQTPPYYPDNRHLTHQRPKHYADKRPLPHQTPKQFAAKRNLPHQRPKDCANKRHLPHPLPEGNTDKRPALPQTPEDFNYKRILRHQKLEDYADKMHSPQQKPENFADKRHTRQKMPEDFADKRILPHQKTEDFADKRDSQHQNSEDTCSGLDAIARAPPQDPMISQSDLRTKEDEGKEHREVQNCGMEECAEKACSPKRPEQHIMVSHKRLEEHHNGKRHRRMLRDISKKQKTSNGEESRHIQNSQMNPVVQTPDLPHQTPQNYADMKCLPHQTLEPTIPVVTTVELVHCETCDVTVPVKCLEKHNGGKKHRRMLSKPCEQSTNDGSPVENMSHEAPRFRYKEVPAEGSKRKVRDNTDAKGHVFKREVEEKTGGKYMKMNNGIRRLAKSSKPEVNDMLYSAESLVQITPSEYVASPKMASIPAEGSLVPVPSLVFTPAAAELSFEPSIQIDSQTEVAEGKEHHEVQHYGVETNDQPHSISMEFHAPAGSDSGAIVIAPPQAPIASQVSAPIATFKSSFESENHQVIQTETSKSKVHNEIQNHTVDSNDHQRTISMELHDLAGSMTNNQTDGVNSDSVAIVVEPLASALPDAVGPNFEPLTEHGLHTETEPELSEAVVYYESQNLIEGTNIDFPQSDSMKIDGDSEVRTKTKTADGSSQVEEEMDVLSDDLGKVQLPQVSVCLKCGDEGFEETLVYCKKCEDCALHRYCLDGPVIFTEEVIWFCEDCKVVDTESSEKGEVDSSEDFVTVADPISALAFISFLGMKGFQSKYYLWGVF